AACCCTCACAGGACGTCCACGACAGCCGCACAGGGCCCGTGTCAGGGGCCGGCCGGGTCGCCGTCGGGGAGGCAGACCGCGAGCGCCGCGATGTCGTCCTGGAGGCGGTCGCCGCTGTAGGCCAGCAGGTCGTGGTGGAGCTGTTCCAGGAGCCGCTGGGGCGGGAGGGAACGCCAGGCGCGCAGGCGCTCCAGGAGCGGGTAGAAGGAGCCGTCCGGGTCGCGGGTCTCGGTGATGCCGTCCGTGTACAGCAGCAGCTGGTCGCCGGGGCGGAAGGAGTACTCCTCGACGTGGTACGGCTCCCCGGCCAGCACCCCGAGGTTGAGCGGCGGGGCCGACCGTCCGCGGTCCAGTTCGCGGACCTCACCGCAGCGGATGCGGACGGGCGGCGGATGGCCGCAGTTGACCACGCGCAGCACCGGCTCCCCGGCGGGGATCTCCACGAAGACGGCGGTCACGAACCGTTCGCCCACCTCGTTCCCGCCCAGCAGGGCCGCCCTGCGGTCCATGCTGGTCTCCACGCGGTCGGCCAGCGCGGGCAGCGCGGGCTCGTCGTGCGCCGCCTCGCGGAACGCGCCGAGCAGGGCCGCGGCGGTCTCCACCGCGAGCAGTCCCTTGCCCCGTACGTCGCCGATGAGCAGCCGGGTGCCGTACCGGGTGGGGACGGCCTCGTAGAGGTCCCCGCCGATGCGCGCCTCCGCCGCGGCGGACAGGTAGAG
This is a stretch of genomic DNA from Streptomyces rubradiris. It encodes these proteins:
- a CDS encoding PP2C family protein-serine/threonine phosphatase, translated to MRWLPVLYVAAVLLLEPATPVEWPVSFVLIALPLVTAFAYGPVAVAGATVFAVLLEGVLAGTPCCAGRPVGYLWDRYYVASYVCTTLVGVLGTILAAHRTHRERTLADVRFVADIAQRVLLRPVPHRIGDLLLDSLYLSAAAEARIGGDLYEAVPTRYGTRLLIGDVRGKGLLAVETAAALLGAFREAAHDEPALPALADRVETSMDRRAALLGGNEVGERFVTAVFVEIPAGEPVLRVVNCGHPPPVRIRCGEVRELDRGRSAPPLNLGVLAGEPYHVEEYSFRPGDQLLLYTDGITETRDPDGSFYPLLERLRAWRSLPPQRLLEQLHHDLLAYSGDRLQDDIAALAVCLPDGDPAGP